Below is a window of Bradyrhizobium sp. SZCCHNS1050 DNA.
GAGCAGGAAGCCGGTGATGATCGAGCCCATGATCGAACCCATGCCGCCGATCACGACCACCGCGAACACCACGATGATGATGTGCTCGCCCATCAGCGGCCGCACCTGGTTGATCGGCGCCGACAACACGCCGGCCAGCGCCGCGAGCCCGACGCCGAGGCCGTAGGTCAGCGTGATCATGCGCGGCACGTTGATGCCGAACGCCCGCACCAATGTCGGATTCTCGGTGGCCGCGCGCAGGTAGGCGCCGAGCCGGGTCCGCTCGATCAGGAACCAGGTCGCCAGACAGACGACCAGGGAGAATATGACGACCCAGCCGCGATAGACCGGCAGATACATGAAGCCGAGGTTCATGCCGCCGCGGAGCTGATCCGGGATCGCATAAGGCAGGCCGGACGAGCCGAAGAAGTTCTGGAACACGCCCTGGATGATCAGCGCCAGTCCGAACGTCAGAAGCAGTCCGTAGAGATGGTCGAGCCCGGCAATCCATTGCAGCATGGTGCGCTCGAGGACCATGCCAAAGATGCCGACGATGATCGGCGCCAGCAGCAGCGCCCACCAATAATTGATGCCGCCGAGGTTCAGCAGAAAATAGGCGCAGAACGCGCCCATCATGTAGAGCGCGCCATGGGCGAAATTGATGATGTTGAGCATGCCGAAGATGACGGCAAGCCCGAGACTGAGCAGCGCGTAGAACGAGCCGTTGATCAGTCCGACCAGGAGCTGTGCGTAGAGGGCCTGCATCGTCTTGTTTCTGTTTTCTCTCGGCGTTTCCCAGAAGATGGCGGCCCCGGCGACGTTCAGCCGCCGGAGCCACAGCGGTTCATTTCTTCAACAAGGCGCACGCGCTCTTGTCGAGCGGCGTGAAGGCCTGGTCGCCCGGTACCGAGCCGACCAGCTTGTAGAGATCCCACGGGCCCTTGGACTCCGAGGGCTTCTTGACCTCGAACAGATGGGCGGTGTGGATGGTGCGGCCGTTCGGCTGGATCTCGCCCTTGCCGAACAGCGCATCGTCGGTCGGGATCGACTTCATCTTGTCGACGATCTTGACGCCGTCATGCGGGTTCTCGCCGAGCGCCTCCAGCGCCTTGAAGTAATGCATCAAGCCGGCATAGACGCCCGCCTGCACCATGGTCGGCGGCGCGCCGTTCTTCATCCGCTTGGCGAACCGCTCGGAGAAGGCGCGGGTCTGGTCGTTCATGTCCCAGTAGAAGGTCTCGGTGAAGTTGAGGCCCTGCGCGATGTCGAGCCCGATCGACTTGACGTCGGTCAGGAACAACAGCAGCGCGGCAAGCTTCTGGCCGCCCTTATTGATGCCGAACTCGGCCGCCTGCTTGATCGTATTGGTGGTATCGCCGCCGGCATTGGCGAGGCCGATGACCTTGGCGTTCGACGACTGCGCCTGCAGCAGGAAGGAGGAGAAGTCGGAGGTGTTGAGCGGATGCTTGACGCCGCCGATCACCTTGCCGCCATTGGCGGTCACGACCGCCGTGGTATCGCGCTCCAGCGCGGCGCCGAAGGCGTAGTCTGCCGTCAGGAAGAACCAGGTCGAGCCGCCCGCCTTGACCAGCGCCTGGCCGGTGGTGTGCGCGAGCATGTAGGTGTCGTAGGTCCAGTGCACCGTGTTGGGCGAGCACTGCGCGTTGGTGAGATCCGAGGTCGCAGCGCCCGAATTGATGTAGACGCCGTTCTTTTCCTTGACGACGTTGTTCACCGCCAGCGCCACGCCCGAGTTCGGCACGTCGACGATGACGTCGACCTTGTCGACGTCGAACCACTGCCGCGCGATCGAGGTGCCAATATCCGGCTTGTTCTGGTGATCGCCGGAGATGACGTCGATCTTCCAGCCCTTCGCGGTGAGGCCGGAATCCTCGATCGCCAGCTGCGCTGCGAGCGTCGAGCCGGGACCGCCGAGATCGGCATAAAGACCCGACTGATCGGACAGCGCGCCGATCTTGACGGTCTTGTCGCCGGCCGAAGCGACGCTGCCAGCGGCGAGAGTGAGTGCCGTTCCCAGCAGCAGCGACGCGATGAATTTGCTCTTCATTTCCAACTTCCAGAACTTTCCAAGAAAACTGCCAAGAGAACTGCCAAGAGATTCTACCAAGAAAACCGCGAGAAAACCGCGGAAGGAACTGCCAGGTCAGCGCCGCTGGCGCTGGTCAGACGCCGAGATAAGTATGCAGCTTGTCCATGTTGGCCGACAGATCGGCATTGGCGAAGCCGTCGATGACCTTGCCGTGCTCGACGACGTAGTAGCGATCAGCGACCGTCGAGGCGAAACGGAAGTTCTGCTCGACGAGGAGAATCGTGAAGCCTTCCTTCTTCAGCCGCGCGATGGTGTGGCCGATCTGCTGGATGATCACGGGCGCGAGACCCTCGGTCGGCTCGTCCAGCATCAGGAAGCTGGCACCGGTGCGCAGGATGCGCGCGATCGCCAGCATCTGCTGCTCGCCGCCGGAAAGCTTGGTGCCCTGGCTCTTCAGCCGCTCCTTCAGATTCGGAAACAGCTCGAAGATCTGGTCGAGCGTCAGCCCGCCCGGCCGCACAACCGGCGGCAGCAGCAGGTTCTCGCGGACATCGAGGCTCGCGAAGATGCCGCGCTCCTCCGGGCACAGCGCGATGCCGAGCCGCGCGATCTTGTCGGAGGTCATGCGGATCAGCTGCTGGCCGTTGAACTGGACCGAGCCGGTGCGCTTGCCGATGATCCCCATGATCGACTTCAGGGTCGTGGTCTTGCCGGCGCCGTTGCGCCCGAGCAGGGTGACGACCTCGCCGGCATTCACGTTGAAGTTCATGCCGTGGAGAATGTGGGATTCGCCGTACCAGCTCTCGAGGTTGTTGACGTCGAGAATGGTGCTGGTCGCAGCCGCCTGCCCTGGCTTCGTGGCCGTCATCACCTCAGGCATGTCCGGCTCCCAGATAGGCTTCCTTGACGCGCTC
It encodes the following:
- a CDS encoding branched-chain amino acid ABC transporter permease — its product is MQALYAQLLVGLINGSFYALLSLGLAVIFGMLNIINFAHGALYMMGAFCAYFLLNLGGINYWWALLLAPIIVGIFGMVLERTMLQWIAGLDHLYGLLLTFGLALIIQGVFQNFFGSSGLPYAIPDQLRGGMNLGFMYLPVYRGWVVIFSLVVCLATWFLIERTRLGAYLRAATENPTLVRAFGINVPRMITLTYGLGVGLAALAGVLSAPINQVRPLMGEHIIIVVFAVVVIGGMGSIMGSIITGFLLGVIEGLTKYFYPEASNTVVFVLMVLVLLVKPTGLTGRAA
- a CDS encoding ABC transporter substrate-binding protein — protein: MKSKFIASLLLGTALTLAAGSVASAGDKTVKIGALSDQSGLYADLGGPGSTLAAQLAIEDSGLTAKGWKIDVISGDHQNKPDIGTSIARQWFDVDKVDVIVDVPNSGVALAVNNVVKEKNGVYINSGAATSDLTNAQCSPNTVHWTYDTYMLAHTTGQALVKAGGSTWFFLTADYAFGAALERDTTAVVTANGGKVIGGVKHPLNTSDFSSFLLQAQSSNAKVIGLANAGGDTTNTIKQAAEFGINKGGQKLAALLLFLTDVKSIGLDIAQGLNFTETFYWDMNDQTRAFSERFAKRMKNGAPPTMVQAGVYAGLMHYFKALEALGENPHDGVKIVDKMKSIPTDDALFGKGEIQPNGRTIHTAHLFEVKKPSESKGPWDLYKLVGSVPGDQAFTPLDKSACALLKK
- a CDS encoding ABC transporter ATP-binding protein produces the protein MPEVMTATKPGQAAATSTILDVNNLESWYGESHILHGMNFNVNAGEVVTLLGRNGAGKTTTLKSIMGIIGKRTGSVQFNGQQLIRMTSDKIARLGIALCPEERGIFASLDVRENLLLPPVVRPGGLTLDQIFELFPNLKERLKSQGTKLSGGEQQMLAIARILRTGASFLMLDEPTEGLAPVIIQQIGHTIARLKKEGFTILLVEQNFRFASTVADRYYVVEHGKVIDGFANADLSANMDKLHTYLGV